The Rhodoferax ferrireducens T118 DNA segment TTTGCAGGTTCACATCAGCCAGCGCAACCAGATAGCGTTGCCGAGCCTGCTGGTCAATGCTTTGGGTAAACTGCATGAGCTCCGGTGTGCCGCCCATAAACAACAGAATCCGGGGCGTGTCGGCGTTCAGGCTTTTTCCAACTTGTGCCAGACCTGCACCTGGTTTGAAAGACATGAGCTTGATTTTCAAGGCAGCACTCGCCCGCTCAACATCGTCGCGGTACAGTGAGTACTCTTGCTCAGACGCGTAGACGGCACCCATCTCAGGTACGCCCATCAAGGACAGCGATTTAATGGCTTGCGCGATTTGATCCTGACGCGATGCAAAAATGGGAAACGTGCGATTGTCCCCATCCAGATCAGAATTTTGTAACCAGGGTGCAACGTGGGCAATGTCGTGCTGATCTTGCTTCAACAATGCCACGAGCTGGCTGGCGGCACGGTCACCCGCTGTACCGGAAAGCACCACGCAATTGGCCGTTTTCTTGATCGTCTCAAGGGCTGCACGCAGGCTGGTGGAACTGCCGTCGACCTCCAGGACCAAGTGCTGGATAGAGCGTCCATTGACGCCCCCTGTTTTGTTGACCTCTTGCCAGGCAGCGCGGGACCCAATCAGAAAGTCCCTGGACACGTCCAGCTGACTTGGTGTGTTGTCCACGACCTGGGCCACGACTAGCATACGCGGGGCGCCTGCAGATTTTCCTGACTGCGGCCAGGCTGATGCCGCCGTGCACGCAGCCAGACTCACTGCGCCGCGCAAGAGACTGCGCCGGGTCCATTCAGACGGATACACCCTCATTTCTTTTGAGCGCTAGCGCACCCGGCCAACGCAGCGGCAACAGGGGCAAAACCCAAAACCCGACGGTTCAACATGAAAGACGCTCCCGGTCAATGAAAAACCGAGGATAGTTTTGTCCTGTGACAGGCAGGTGACTATGGCACTAATTTCGCTCTGTGCGCGAAACCCCCGACTTCAGCCGTTGCTGAGGGTCAATGACCAAGGTGTTTTTTGCCACGCCAGCACTTCCTCGCGCAACAGGTGCGCCGACTGGGGAAA contains these protein-coding regions:
- a CDS encoding ABC transporter substrate-binding protein, which translates into the protein MLVVAQVVDNTPSQLDVSRDFLIGSRAAWQEVNKTGGVNGRSIQHLVLEVDGSSTSLRAALETIKKTANCVVLSGTAGDRAASQLVALLKQDQHDIAHVAPWLQNSDLDGDNRTFPIFASRQDQIAQAIKSLSLMGVPEMGAVYASEQEYSLYRDDVERASAALKIKLMSFKPGAGLAQVGKSLNADTPRILLFMGGTPELMQFTQSIDQQARQRYLVALADVNLQTLMQMGASRHTPIMATQVVPMVNSPSPLVKSYRQTLARLFDEPPTPQSLAGYIAARYTSAVLGTVEGVVTRQTTLQAFQQRHAVDLSGFRVSFNTQGRGGSYVTQSMLTPDGRLVG